In Pelomonas sp. SE-A7, one genomic interval encodes:
- the fusA gene encoding elongation factor G: MSNPSNGSQGSANHGSPGSAGGSHPGLAAIRSLALVGPAGAGKTTLVEALLHQAGAIATPGSIERGSTVSDNDPLEKRMQHSLQASLLHMQHGGIRIHAIDTPGAPDFTGQSLPALEAADTAVVVINAQNGIELMASRLMDTAKARGLCRLVVVNRIDAPGVKLPELLEQLRESFGRECLPLNLPAGNASRVQDCFFSREGEADFSSVAAAHQALVEQVVEVDSDFVDRYLNEGDVDPRELHAPLEQALREGHLIPVCFCSAKTGAGVAELLDVIERLLPNPGEGNPPQFLVGEGPEAQPLQIAPDPEAHVVAHVFKINADPYLGKLGLMRVHQGTLKRGAQLFVGHARKPFKVAHLFMLQGKEHVEVDQALPGELCAIAKVDELQYDAVLHDAQEDEHIHLKPLEFPVPVHGLAITPARHGDEQRLWEILMRLVDEDPCLKVERTGTTNETVVYGLGELHLRMLLDRLRETYKFEVNTQPPRIAYRETISSPAEGHFRHKKQSGGAGQFGEVYLRVEPLERGGGYQFVDAVKGGTIPGQFMPAVEKGVRAAMESGVVSGNPLVDVKITVFDGKHHSVDSKEIAFFTAGKRALMAAVREARPLVLEPIVQIEISAPDHAIGDITGDLASRRGQVNGTRSTVPGMLTVQGLAPLAELAAYQNRLNAMTSGQGRYTVALSHYEAVPPNTQSAMVSAYRSQEEE; this comes from the coding sequence ATGTCCAACCCCAGCAACGGCTCCCAAGGGAGCGCCAACCACGGCAGCCCAGGCAGCGCCGGCGGTTCCCACCCAGGGCTTGCGGCCATCCGCAGCCTGGCCCTGGTAGGACCGGCCGGCGCAGGCAAGACCACCCTGGTCGAGGCCCTGCTGCACCAGGCCGGCGCGATTGCAACGCCCGGCAGCATCGAACGCGGCAGCACGGTCAGCGACAACGACCCGCTAGAGAAGCGAATGCAGCATTCGCTGCAGGCCTCGCTGCTGCACATGCAGCATGGCGGCATACGCATTCACGCCATAGACACGCCCGGCGCCCCGGATTTCACCGGCCAGTCGCTGCCGGCCCTGGAAGCGGCCGACACGGCCGTGGTCGTGATCAATGCGCAGAACGGCATCGAGCTGATGGCCTCCCGTTTGATGGACACGGCGAAAGCCCGTGGCCTGTGCCGGCTGGTCGTGGTCAACCGCATCGATGCGCCCGGGGTCAAGCTGCCCGAGCTGCTGGAGCAGCTGCGCGAGAGCTTCGGCCGCGAATGCCTGCCGCTGAACCTGCCCGCCGGCAATGCCAGCCGGGTGCAGGACTGCTTCTTCAGCCGCGAGGGCGAGGCCGATTTCTCGTCGGTCGCGGCGGCCCACCAGGCCTTGGTGGAGCAAGTGGTCGAGGTGGACTCGGACTTCGTCGACCGCTATCTCAACGAGGGCGACGTGGACCCGCGCGAGCTGCATGCGCCGCTGGAACAGGCGCTGCGTGAAGGCCACCTGATCCCGGTCTGCTTCTGCTCGGCCAAGACCGGCGCCGGCGTGGCCGAGTTGCTGGACGTGATCGAGCGACTGCTGCCCAACCCCGGCGAAGGCAATCCGCCGCAGTTCCTGGTCGGCGAGGGGCCCGAGGCCCAGCCGCTGCAGATCGCGCCCGACCCCGAGGCCCATGTGGTCGCCCATGTCTTCAAGATCAACGCCGACCCCTACCTCGGCAAGCTGGGGCTGATGCGGGTCCATCAGGGCACGCTCAAGCGGGGCGCCCAGCTGTTCGTCGGCCATGCTCGCAAGCCCTTCAAGGTCGCCCATCTGTTCATGCTGCAAGGCAAGGAGCACGTAGAGGTCGACCAGGCATTGCCAGGCGAGCTCTGCGCCATCGCCAAGGTGGACGAGCTGCAGTACGACGCCGTGCTGCATGACGCGCAAGAGGACGAGCACATCCATCTGAAGCCACTGGAGTTCCCGGTGCCGGTCCATGGCCTGGCGATCACGCCGGCCCGCCATGGCGACGAGCAGCGGCTGTGGGAGATCCTGATGCGGCTTGTTGACGAAGACCCCTGCCTCAAGGTCGAGCGCACCGGCACGACCAACGAGACCGTGGTCTACGGCCTGGGCGAGCTGCACCTGCGCATGCTGCTGGACCGGCTGCGCGAGACCTACAAGTTCGAGGTCAACACCCAGCCGCCGCGCATCGCCTATCGGGAGACGATTTCCAGCCCGGCCGAGGGCCATTTCCGGCACAAGAAGCAGTCCGGCGGCGCCGGCCAGTTCGGGGAGGTCTACCTGCGGGTGGAACCGCTGGAGCGCGGTGGCGGCTACCAGTTCGTCGACGCGGTCAAGGGCGGCACCATCCCGGGCCAGTTCATGCCGGCGGTCGAAAAGGGCGTGCGGGCCGCGATGGAGAGCGGCGTGGTCTCGGGCAATCCACTGGTCGACGTCAAGATCACCGTGTTCGACGGCAAGCACCATTCGGTGGACAGCAAGGAAATTGCCTTCTTCACCGCCGGCAAGCGGGCGCTGATGGCGGCGGTGCGCGAAGCCCGGCCGCTGGTGCTGGAGCCCATAGTCCAGATCGAGATCAGCGCGCCGGATCACGCCATCGGCGACATCACCGGCGACCTGGCCTCGCGGCGCGGCCAGGTCAACGGGACACGCTCGACCGTGCCTGGCATGCTGACCGTGCAGGGGCTGGCGCCACTGGCCGAGCTGGCGGCCTACCAGAACCGGCTCAACGCCATGACCAGCGGCCAGGGACGCTACACGGTGGCGCTGTCGCACTACGAGGCCGTGCCGCCCAATACCCAGTCGGCCATGGTGTCGGCCTACCGAAGCCAGGAAGAGGAGTAG